Proteins encoded together in one Candidatus Margulisiibacteriota bacterium window:
- the secD gene encoding protein translocase subunit SecD, with the protein MTNKIRFFLWLLSIAAIVLVLQKVPVNLGLDLQGGMRLVLEAEDTPTVKVDENAMLGVVSVIRNRVDGLGVSEPLIAIKGKRQVVVELPGIKDPKHALALIGDTALMEFIEAEWLPGNAPNISTQDLQIIGGEGAKLSTYIIRDNNGNITKELPIILKKSVMTGSDLKWAGPSVDQYGKSVVSIEFTPEGARKFADVTARNVGKPLAILLDGNIISAPNISEPILGGKAQISGSFTVQEVQDLVIKLKAGSLPVPVKILEKKEVGPTLGKDSINKSIIAGIIGYILVAIFMILFYRYLGFVAVIALLFYLFLNIAVLNLFHVTLTLPGIAGIILGLGMAVDANILIYARYLEELRSGNTVMNSLENGFKRASVTIIDSNVTTLITAIVLFWFGTGSIKGFAVTLSIGIVLSMITALYLTKFLLFATLNMRAIRESSLIRF; encoded by the coding sequence ATGACAAATAAGATTCGCTTTTTTTTGTGGTTACTTAGCATAGCGGCAATCGTTTTAGTGCTGCAGAAAGTCCCGGTAAATCTGGGTTTGGATCTGCAGGGCGGTATGCGTCTGGTGCTGGAAGCCGAGGATACCCCAACGGTTAAGGTGGATGAAAATGCCATGCTGGGAGTGGTTTCGGTAATTCGTAACCGGGTAGACGGACTGGGTGTGAGCGAGCCTTTGATTGCCATAAAAGGTAAAAGACAGGTGGTCGTTGAACTCCCCGGTATCAAGGACCCGAAACACGCGCTGGCCTTAATTGGGGATACCGCGCTTATGGAGTTCATTGAAGCTGAGTGGCTGCCTGGCAACGCGCCTAATATTTCGACACAGGATTTGCAGATTATTGGCGGAGAAGGAGCCAAATTATCTACTTACATTATTCGGGACAATAACGGCAATATCACCAAGGAACTTCCTATTATTCTTAAAAAAAGCGTAATGACCGGAAGTGATCTCAAGTGGGCAGGCCCATCCGTAGATCAGTATGGAAAATCTGTTGTAAGTATCGAATTTACTCCTGAAGGAGCCAGAAAATTTGCTGATGTCACTGCGAGAAATGTAGGTAAACCGTTGGCTATCCTATTAGACGGCAATATAATATCAGCGCCGAATATCAGTGAGCCGATTTTAGGAGGGAAAGCCCAGATATCCGGTTCGTTTACAGTTCAGGAAGTTCAGGACCTGGTTATAAAACTCAAAGCCGGTTCTTTGCCTGTACCGGTGAAAATATTAGAAAAGAAAGAAGTAGGCCCGACACTGGGTAAAGATTCAATTAATAAAAGTATAATAGCAGGAATTATCGGTTACATCCTGGTTGCTATCTTTATGATATTGTTTTACAGATATTTGGGATTTGTTGCTGTCATTGCCTTGCTCTTTTATTTATTTTTGAATATAGCAGTATTAAATTTATTTCACGTAACTCTGACCCTTCCAGGTATAGCTGGAATAATCCTTGGTTTAGGTATGGCAGTTGATGCCAACATTCTAATCTACGCGAGATATTTGGAGGAGTTAAGATCAGGAAATACTGTAATGAATTCTCTGGAAAACGGGTTCAAGAGAGCTTCAGTAACTATTATCGATTCAAACGTGACAACATTGATAACAGCTATTGTTTTGTTCTGGTTCGGTACGGGTAGTATCAAAGGTTTTGCGGTTACTTTGTCCATAGGTATTGTGCTTAGTATGATAACAGCTCTTTACCTGACCAAGTTTTTATTGTTTGCCACGTTGAATATGAGAGCTATTCGCGAGAGCTCTTTAATTAGATTCTAA
- the secF gene encoding protein translocase subunit SecF, which yields MKKEFFIKNRIIWYTFSSTLIIVGIISMFLNFSKTGSAFNLGIDFTGGTSMLLQVQSVEKSINSKGELPAEIRNKTQDSIRRTLHNAGVTNVQLTTLDKKYFSIRTEPMSKEKMDSIINELKTSLGSVNVLESDFIGPTIGHELQKQALTIIFVAIFLLLIYITFRFEFWAAVAAIIALVHDSLITLGLTSILKIQVDAAYVAAILTILGYSINDTIVIFDRVRENTKILKEDFAKIAETSIWQTLTRSINTVTTVLIVLAAIHFFGGVSLKDFSLVLLIGIFFGCYSSIFIASPLLVMFKKWSE from the coding sequence ATGAAAAAAGAATTTTTTATAAAAAATAGAATAATTTGGTACACTTTTTCCAGCACTCTAATTATTGTCGGTATAATCTCCATGTTCTTAAATTTTTCAAAGACCGGCTCAGCCTTTAATCTGGGTATTGATTTTACCGGTGGTACCAGCATGCTGCTCCAGGTACAGTCTGTTGAAAAAAGCATCAATTCTAAAGGGGAATTACCGGCCGAAATTCGTAATAAAACCCAGGACTCTATTCGCAGGACTTTACACAATGCCGGTGTGACAAACGTACAACTCACAACACTGGATAAAAAATATTTCTCCATCCGCACAGAACCAATGAGTAAGGAAAAAATGGATTCTATTATCAATGAACTTAAGACATCTCTCGGTTCGGTAAATGTTCTGGAATCTGATTTTATTGGACCCACAATAGGGCATGAACTGCAAAAACAAGCTTTGACAATTATTTTTGTGGCTATTTTTTTATTACTTATTTATATTACATTTAGATTTGAATTCTGGGCAGCGGTAGCGGCTATTATCGCTCTGGTACACGATTCTTTAATAACGCTGGGATTAACATCAATTCTAAAGATACAAGTTGATGCTGCTTATGTCGCAGCCATTTTAACAATTCTAGGTTATTCTATAAATGATACAATAGTTATTTTTGACAGGGTCAGAGAAAACACTAAAATTCTAAAAGAAGATTTCGCAAAAATTGCGGAAACAAGTATCTGGCAGACCTTAACCAGGTCTATTAACACTGTTACGACAGTATTAATAGTTTTAGCCGCCATTCATTTTTTTGGCGGTGTATCTTTAAAGGATTTTTCTCTGGTTTTACTAATAGGAATATTTTTCGGTTGTTATTCGTCCATATTCATTGCCAGCCCATTACTGGTAATGTTTAAAAAGTGGAGTGAGTAA